The region TCAGAGTTATGAGCGCACCAAATGAATACGCAAGCATCTGCGTTAGTTTGAGGTTTTTAAACATAATTAAGCACGATATTGCAAAGAGTCACCCTATAAGTGATCGTCTGCAACTGTGCATTAGTCAAGTTTTGGCAATGGGCTGGTAGTGAGGAAGCGGGCACTAAAGTGCTAGCCCGGCATTCGGGCTAGCGACGCATTACTATAGTTTGAATTGGTTTACGGTATTGTTCAGGGCTTTGGCCAGACTGTTCAGATCCCGTGCCTCATCTGCCAGTAAATGGGCATGGTTGGCAGTACTGTTCACCAGATCGTTAATGGCATTAAGGCTGTTATTAATGTCCTCAGCCACAACGGTCTGTTCTTCTGTTGAGGTCGCAATCTGATGACTCTGATCTTGTACTGTGCTGACGGATTCAGTGATGTTACGCAGTGCGTCCAGTACTTCCTGAGTCTGCCCTACGGAGCCTTCGGCTCGCTCCTGGCCTTGCTGCATCATGACCGAAGCCTGCTGAGCAATCTGTTGCAGGCGTGAGATCATATTGCGAATATCATCGGTCGATTCTTGTGTACGACTTGCCAGGCTGCGAACTTCGTCAGCAACCACCGCGAAGCCGCGGCCCTGCTCACCGGCACGAGCGGCCTCAATGGCAGCGTTTAAGGCAAGCAGGTTGGTCTGCTCTGCAATGCCATTGATAACGTCAATCACGGCGCCAATGTTACTGGTTTCCTGCTCCAGTCCGGCTACAACTTTCGCTGCTTCTCCGATGTGGCTGGCAAGCTCAGTCATCACTTCCTGTGCCTGACCAGACCGTGAGGCTCCATCATTGGTCATACTTTGGACCAGATCCGCAGCACGATTGGTTTCATGGGCATTACGGGAAATTTCCGTCACTGTAGCGGCCATTTCCGTCACGGCAGCGCTGACACTGTCAACTTGCTCTTTCTCTTGCTGGATTTCGTTGTTAGTGTTGGTGGAGACGTCCTGCAATTGTGCGGCCGCACCGCTGAGTTGTTGTGCCTGTGCAGCTGTGTCCAGCATCATACTGCGCAGCTTGTCGATAAAGGTATTCATATGATGTGCCAGCTGACCGACTTCATCCTGGCTGTTGATGTCGATACGACGGGTCAGGTCACCTTCACCAGAGGCGATATCACGCATGGTATTGGTCAGCGTTGTGATCGGCGCTGCAATCATTTGCGTTGCCCATAATATCATCGCAACAATAATGGCGAGAATGATGATCACGGCTGTGACGGTACTCATTACTGCATCGTTAACTGGCTCTTCAATCAGACTAACAGGAATAAGAATACCCAAATGCCAGTCGAGGATTGGCTTGTCCAGTTTGACGTTGTTGAAGACCACATAGTAGTCCACGCCTTTTAGGGTAACCTTAGCTGCTCCGGCGCCTTCTGAACGCATCGCGCGATTAAGCTCTGCAAAACCTTGCGTATCGGCAAACTGTCTCTCCAGTGCTTCCAGACCTTCTTTGCCATTTGGGCCCTCATCGGTGATAGACAGCTGATGACCTGTCCGTTTGGACAGGTGGACGACTTTATAGTTGTGGTCTAGTAAGAAGCCGTAGCCCTGACCATCGAACTGGATCTGCTCGACCAGCTCACTGATCTTATTAATCTGCAGATCTACGCCACCTACGGCAACGAGCTCACGTTGTGCATTATAGACTGGCTGCTGAACCACCGCTGAGACCGCACCGGTATTAATATCAACTGATACCGCACCGACGTATAAACCGCCGTGGCTCAAGGCATCCTGCCACCAGGGACGTTTATAGGAATAATAAGGACGGCCGTCAGCATA is a window of Pseudoalteromonas sp. R3 DNA encoding:
- a CDS encoding methyl-accepting chemotaxis protein — protein: MLVNLSLRKKILLLIGGTISVLLVVASGYFVNHIAHLSREGIEREAQSHLYAEKLSMESFFTRYGAIVETFVTNPHNVNWFNEYTEREKPLSADLGYQEVNQDFIRISASDENILSAFMASAKTGEYFKENERTSNYADGRPYYSYKRPWWQDALSHGGLYVGAVSVDINTGAVSAVVQQPVYNAQRELVAVGGVDLQINKISELVEQIQFDGQGYGFLLDHNYKVVHLSKRTGHQLSITDEGPNGKEGLEALERQFADTQGFAELNRAMRSEGAGAAKVTLKGVDYYVVFNNVKLDKPILDWHLGILIPVSLIEEPVNDAVMSTVTAVIIILAIIVAMILWATQMIAAPITTLTNTMRDIASGEGDLTRRIDINSQDEVGQLAHHMNTFIDKLRSMMLDTAAQAQQLSGAAAQLQDVSTNTNNEIQQEKEQVDSVSAAVTEMAATVTEISRNAHETNRAADLVQSMTNDGASRSGQAQEVMTELASHIGEAAKVVAGLEQETSNIGAVIDVINGIAEQTNLLALNAAIEAARAGEQGRGFAVVADEVRSLASRTQESTDDIRNMISRLQQIAQQASVMMQQGQERAEGSVGQTQEVLDALRNITESVSTVQDQSHQIATSTEEQTVVAEDINNSLNAINDLVNSTANHAHLLADEARDLNSLAKALNNTVNQFKL